From the genome of Oryza glaberrima chromosome 1, OglaRS2, whole genome shotgun sequence:
ATATCATCTAATACTACTACAATTAAAATTCAGGTTTAATAGGAGCAAGAAGGCAGGATGAACGAGGAGTGCCCTAGCGAATACACCCCTTACCACTCCCCCTTCTCCTTTTCTAGCCTCCCACCCTCATCAATGTTGGCTCAATGGTGTACCTGCTGCCTCAGCAAACACAACCCTCTGTGTTGTCATAGTTTCCCAGTAGTTGCCTGAAGCTGCACTGATGCCTGCCTGACACAGCTACCCCACCTGTTGGGGCTTGCTGACCTAACCAGTGAACCACAAATCCACAACTCTATAAAGGTGGATAATTGGCTGATAACCTGTGCAATTGCAACTTCACTGCCACCCTAGAATCGTGCAACTTCAAGGTGACCAGCATGAGCATCTTGTCttctctactccctccatcccaaaataaatcaacttttataCATGAAATCTAAACATAcgctatgtctagattcgtgtACAAAAGTTGACTTAGTTTGGGACAGAGGAGTACCCTCCTATAGCCAATAAGGGCTCACACACTTCATCCTTACTGTCAGCAGTTTCAGGTTTGGACATCACTCCCTTTCTCTGCTCTCTTGGACCTGTGACATCTCCATAACCACAACCTGCACACTGACGTGTGAGAATATCGGCTCCATTTTCTATCAGCGTGCCTTGCCCCCATCTCTTTACTGATTGGGGAATCCTTCTTTAGCTTGATCTGCCTTTTTTTCTAGGAAATGTTAACTTTGcgtaacaaaaagaaaaggttttaACAAGTAGTGTACTCCCCAGTCCCCACTCTAAAAGAATCATCAACCAACAAAAAACTAAAGTGGTAGATGAAAATTTAACAAACTTCTAAATATTAAAGAAAGGTCAGAAAATAAGATATGTGTAGAATGTACCCCATAGTTTTCTGTATGTCTCCAATGGATGCAAGCGCTTATACATAGGATAAAACTCATATCCATTGAAGTACACCGACCTCCTCTCAGAATTGTGAAATAGCTTCATTTCTTCTGATAGCATCAACCAGAGCCGTGCCCTGGGTTGCGCCTTGGTTATGGAGCCAATGCACATTGTCTCATTTTTGTCCTTCAAATATATACCAATAGGGTCTCTGATGGCACTAGCATGCAGTTCATCCACAACTCCAGCCTACAACACAAGACCAATATACAATGTGTGACAAATAACCAAATCAAGACAATGAAAATGATATGGATGAAAGATTGGACCTCAAATAAGAACATGATTCGGCCTCCTTCTGGCTTATAATCAAGTGTTTCTCCTGACATCACTTTAATGCCTACAAAGATTAATTCATCATATAAACCATATTACTATATAGATGCGTTAGCGTTCCCACAACTCCTATACCACGTGATAGTCAAGCTGCAGGTTTGTCCCTTAGTTAGGTTGTGCTTCTATAAGTATTTTATAGGTCAATGCTTGTATATAAGTTAGCTAGTTAGATTTAGATTAATCCATTCTACAGCAGCCAAGATACTGTTTATATAAGTATTACCAGTAATTATTGAACGTGAAAACTGGGTCAAACTGGTTTGAACAGGCCTACCCAGCAATATTAACAATGTATTTCAGGGAAAATCTAAGCAGTTCGATATCAAGCATTAGTAGCAAAGTAAAGAAAGCAATTTTAAATACATCATAACTAGAATGTTGTATTTGACTTGGTCTAAAAGAACGTCTAATGAATATACGTATCATAAAGTTCCATCTCTCCAACCTGAAACTTCAATGGGCAGATCCGCAGAAGGGATTGTAGTTAAATTTAGACCTTATGGGATAATGATGATTTAGAAATTGCACACtaaaacacacaaaaaaggCTACAATTTCTTTTAGAACCTTTCTTACTGCTGATCATTTCAAACGTATGTTTGACAAGGATAATAAATGAAGTATTTAATTACCTTTAGTCACAATCATGGCCTTCCTACGAAGACCCAAAAATGGTCCAAAAGACAAATCATTGCATTGTGGTGCAACCTTGGTAGGGTAGAGCTTATAGTGACGATGGCATATCATATGTTTCTCATGTGATGACATTGGATCATCGGCCATCAGTTTTGGCTCAGCTGCAATtcaaaacaacaaacaaaatcaacaacatATGGAGCCAGACCAGcaccaaactttttttttctaccaacTCACAGAAAGAGAGCCTGcggtaaaaaggaaaagaaaagaaactgaTCCTTGCCAAATAtgcacacaagcaaagcaacAAATGTCCGCGACAAGAATGAAAACTGCAGGGGCTATAAAATTATTCTCCAGTTCTCCTACAAAACCTAAAAGAGTTAGCAAATGAAGCATGGAAGGATCACTAAAGCTTTTCCGGTGTAACAATTGTGCACCATATACCAGTAACGCATTGCTTCTACCTAGAGCATCACATGGATACTTTCTAGCTTGACGAAATATCGTGAGTTCTTAAGTATACGAAAAATCTTGTAGTAAATAGCTTACAAGTAGGTGTGAAATCAACAATATGAATCCCTGAAAACAAGAGCAAAAGAACAAGCCTTAGCTCATACAAAAACCAACACAACAGACTGCAGCTTCCACTAAgcccctttttttctctttgggTAAGAGCAAACAAATCTCTTAGCAAGACGCCCGACCAAATTAACTGAAACGTCTGAGCCCCGCTCCTCTCCCAAATTCCCCAATTCATGTCACAGCTAGCAGAAGCAAGCTATCCAATATTGCAAATTAGTTTACAGAAACCACCGTAATCTAGTGTTGGTTTCTAACAAGTCATCAGGAGGCAACCAGTAAAATCAACATAAGCTGCAACTGCTGCAAACCCCTTGTTTAAGGAAACTATAACATAGGGTAGTGGACAATCAAAGCAAGGAGGGAAATAAGCAAGCAAAGATGAGATCTATACCTGAAATTTCCTTAGCTTTCGCCGAGCATCCTTGCTCAGAAGAGCCTTCGTGCACCACcttgtctcctcctcctccccgacctGTATACATACAGCGCACGCAAAGGCATCGCCGTAAAAACCCAAGAACTCGAAACCATCAATATCCCAAAGAAATCCCGAGCAAAGAACCGCACTCACTGGCGTTCTCCACGGCCAAGCCACGCCGCCGCTTGTGCACAGCCACGCCAGCCTCCTCGGCCACCACGGGCATCTTCATCTTTCGGCGGCAGTTCTTGCTGTGGGATCGGCGGAGCCTAGGGTTGGGGTTGGCGTTGGGGTACTCGTACCCGCACTCAGGGCAGAGCTGacccccgccggcgccgagcgcctcctccttccccctccgCACCCCGTCGCCCTTCATGGCAGCTGCTGCTCGACTCGCCACCGCCAGTGGCCGCCGCTGCTCACCAAAACGAGAGAGATGCGTCAATGCGCGTCGggatttgggttttttttttttttttactttctacatCCACACAAAATCTTATACTACTATTATGAGAAGAAGAGTATATGCTACTTGTATACATAGGGTTAGGGATGTAGAAAGGCAGAAATAAAAATGGCATAAAAAAATCAGAGACGGGACTGTACGGCGTAAGCAATCAAATACTGATAATAAAGGTAAAAAACACTGAACTGTAAAGTCTTACATTTAATTTTGCATAATAACTATATAATGTGACAAAATAAATTCAAGATTACACTATATAAACTGTAAATTGTCTCCATTCAAACCAAGTGCTCGACAACTCAAATTAGAGATTTTGTTGAGGAATTGGTGGGACTCTAAACTATGAGTCAAATAAAGAAACAGATAGAAACACGGTAAATACTACTCCCtatgtcccataatataagggattttgactttttgctcgTACGGTtcgaccactcgtcttattcaaaaaatttgtgcaaatataaaaaacgaaaagttgtgcttaaagtactttggataataaagtaagtcacaaataaaataaatgataattccaaaaaatttttaataacatgaatggtcaaacaaaacaagcaaaaaaatcaaaatcccttatattatgggacggagggagtatactat
Proteins encoded in this window:
- the LOC127778297 gene encoding uncharacterized protein LOC127778297, translated to MKGDGVRRGKEEALGAGGGQLCPECGYEYPNANPNPRLRRSHSKNCRRKMKMPVVAEEAGVAVHKRRRGLAVENASRGGGGDKVVHEGSSEQGCSAKAKEISAEPKLMADDPMSSHEKHMICHRHYKLYPTKVAPQCNDLSFGPFLGLRRKAMIVTKGIKVMSGETLDYKPEGGRIMFLFEAGVVDELHASAIRDPIGIYLKDKNETMCIGSITKAQPRARLWLMLSEEMKLFHNSERRSVYFNGYEFYPMYKRLHPLETYRKLWVVEVKPFEDASFNPVEDERKYYLLKVFSTAIPKEEIDVHVRSNKEVKRLGVISSYDTSFSCKLDFEDQFTLSHTSQEEDVVFYGYTLRHVHSFEYRELPISCPSLLCTVKISDDPEYRASKALTAKREPEMTIVPYVPDTVTYCGDSR